Part of the Halobacteriovorax vibrionivorans genome, ACATTACGATCGAAACTGGCCGTATGGCAAAACAAGCAGATGCTTCTGTAATCGTAACTAGTGGTGGTACACAAGTTCTTGTTACTGCAACTTCTGCAACTCAAGTAAAAGATGGGCAAGACTTTTTCCCACTTTTAGTTGAGTACACTGAGAAATTTTATTCAGCAGGGAAATTCCTTGGTGGATTCCTTAAAAGAGAAGGTCGTCCTTCAGTAGGTGAGACTTTAAATGCTCGTCTAATTGATAGACCTCTTAGACCTCTATTCCCAGAAGGGTATATGTTTGACACTGTTATCTCTTGTACTGTTATCTCTTACTCACCAGAAGGTGACCCTGAGGTTCTAGCTGCAATTGGTGCTTCAGCTGCTCTTACTATCTCTGATATTCCATTTGCGGGTCCAATTGGTACTTGTAAGGTTGGTCGTATTGACGGTCAATTTGTTATCAACCCTGACCACGACAAGTGGGAAGAGTCTGATATGGAAATCGTTGTTGCAGCAAGTGATAACGCAATCCTTATGGTTGAAGGTGAGGCGAAAGTTGCTCCAGAGCAAGATGTACTTGACGCTATCTTCTATGGTCAAAAGGAAATTGAAGGATTTGTTTCATTCCTTTCTGATATTCAAAAAGAAGTTGGTAAAGAAAAGCGTGAATTTGTTTCAGCAGCTGCTAACAAAACAATGCTTGAAAAAATTAGAACAGACTACACAGCAACTGCTCGTGAAGCTCTAAAAATTACTGATAAGTTAGAGAGACAAAAAGCTGTAAAAGCAATTGAAGCTCAAGTTAAAGAAGCAATGGCAGCTGATCCAGCGGCATTTGGTCTAACTGAAGACGATGCATTTGGAAAAGAAGCATACAAAGGTGTAGATGAGCTAATGTATGAAATGCTACGTGGTGATATTCTTGATGAAGAAAAGCGTATTGCTGGACGTGGACTTGCTGAAGTTCGAGAAATCGAAACTGAAACAGATGTACTTAAAGTACCACACGGATCATCTCTATTTACTCGTGGTGAAACACAAGTAATGGCAGCTGTAACTCTTGGTGGTAGTAAAGGTGCTCAAATGAGTGACCGTATTATTGGTACAAAAGAAGACCAATTCTACCTACACTATAACTTCCCTCCATATTCAGTAGGTGAGGCACGTGGTGTTCGCGGTGTAGGACGTCGTGAGCAAGGTCACGGAAACCTAGCTGAGCGTGCTCTTAAGGCCGTTATCCCAACTGATTTCCCATATACAACTCGTCTTGTATGTGAAGTTTTAGAATCAAATGGTTCTTCTTCAATGGGTTCTGTATGTTCAGGGTCAATGGCACTAATGGATGCTGGTGTTCCTCTTAAAGCACCTGTTGCTGGGATTGCTATGGGTCTAGTAACTGATGGTGAAAGATTTAAAATTCTAACAGATATCCTTGGTGACGAAGATCACCTTGGTGATATGGACTTTAAAGTTGCTGGTACAACAGAAGGTATCACAGCGATTCAAATGGATATTAAGATCACTGGTCTTACAAAAGAGATCGTTGAAAAAGCAATGGCACAAGCAAGAGAAGGTCGTCTTCATATTCTAGAAGAGATGGCAAAAACAATCTCTGTTGAAAGAAAGACTCTTAAAGAGGGTGTACCTGTAATGAAATCAATGCAGATCAAGCAAGATCAAATTGGTGGACTTATCGGGCCTGGTGGAAAGAATATTAAGAAGCTTCAAGAAGATTTCGATCTTGTTATCGAAATTGATGAAGATGGAACAACTAAGTTCATCTCAACTAACCAAGAAGCAATTGATGAATGTATGGCACTAGTTGGTCTACAGATGAATGGACCAGAAGTTGGTAAGACTTATACTGCTAAAGTAGCTAGCCTTAAAGATTATGGTGCATTCGTTGACATCGCTTCAGGAGTTGGTGGACTAGTTCATATTTCTGAAATTGCAGATGAGAGAATTACTGATGCTGGTGACTACTTAGACGAAGGTCAAGAAGTTCAAATCAAGGTTCTTGAAATTGATAAAATGGGACGCGCTAAGCTTTCTATCAAGGCCGTTGAAGCTCTAAAGAGAAAAGACGGTAAGACTGAAGAAGAAGCTCAAAAAGACGCTCCAAAGCGTGAACCACGTGAGTCTCGTGACGGTGATCGTAAACCAAGAGGTGATAGAAAGCCTCGCGGTGACAGAAAGCCTCGTGGTGACAAGAAGTAATAAGTAGGAATTACTCTTATGATCGATCGAGTTGTTGATTTAAAAGTAAAGAAGCTAGAGCATTTTGACTCTAGCTTCGATCTTCCTAAATATGAAACGACTGGAGCAGCAGGAGCTGATCTTCGTGCTCATTTAGAGAATAAAGACTCTCTTGTGATTGCTCCAGGAGCTCGTGTTCTAGTGCCAACAGGACTTAGCTTTGAGATCCCTCATGGATATGAGGTTCAAATTCGTCCTCGTTCTGGCCTTTCATTTAAGACAGATCTTCTCGTTGTAAACTCACCTGGGACTATCGATTGCGATTACCGCGGTGAAGTCAAAATTATCCTAGGTAATTTTGGAAATGAGGACTTTGTTATTAAGCACGGTGAGCGTATTGCCCAAATGGTTCTAGCACCAGTTTGGCAGGCCCGTGTAAGTGAAGTAAGTGAATTAAGTGATACTGAGCGTGGAGCTGGTGGATTTGGTTCAACTGGGACGAAATAAGGATTAAGTATGAGTTTAAAAGTAAATTACAATAAAGCATCTTCTCAAGAAGAAGCATATAATCTAGGAAAGGCCGCTGTTACTCCAGAATATGTGGCAAAATTCAATGTTAAAGCGGATGTTACGACAGATGATGGTAATTTTTCCATGCTAGCTAAAGGAAAAGGGTTTGAATTGAAGCTAAAGTTTGAAGATTCTTACTGCTTAGTTGATCTTGACCTCTCTTTCATGCTAAAGCCTCTTAAGGGAAAAATTTTAGAAACGATTGAAGGTAAGATCAAGAAGACTGTTTAGTCTACGCTTGGCCAACCTCAATAAAAATCACGTAGGCCTATATCATGTTTAAAGTTACATTAGCACCATCAAATGAGACCATCTATGTTGATGACGAGATGTCATTATTAGAGCATCTTAAAAAGAATGGAATTTATGTTAATTCTAGTTGTGGCGGACACGGAACTTGTACAGATTGTATTGTAAAAGTTCTCTCCGGTGCAGATAATCTAAATGAACCAACTGACGTTGAAACGAAACTTCTAGGTAATGTATTTCACATTACTAAGGAGCGTATGTCATGCCAGACCATCGTTAATGGTGAGACGACAATTGATATGTCAGATCACTCAAAAGAGGGTGTCGAGGCCAAGCGTGAGGCCAAGAATAAGAAAGTAGTTAATGAAAAGCTTTCTGCTCTTAAACGCTCAGGAAACTTCAAAGTTCGCAAGAAGGATGAAGTTGAAAAAGTAATGAGTGAGCGTCAGGCAAAATGGGAAGATAAGCAGTCTCGCCAAGAAGATTGGAAGAATCACTGGGAAAAAGGTGATCGCTCAAAGGCAAAGAGACTTGGTGGTGGACGCCGTCCAAAGAATATCAAGCCAATCAAAGAAGACGAAGAATAAAATAATTTCTAAAATTCACAAAGTAGGGCCTGAATCTTTTTCAGGTCTGCTTTTCTATTAGAACGATCCACAAAGACATATTTTCCGTTATCCAGCTTTGCAAATAGTTGGAAATACCCTTTGTTTTCAAAGCCACGCATTGTTGGGTCTTGTTGCATCTTTGCAACATTTGGAGAGTCCATAAAGTGATCAATACTAAATGAATCACTCGATTCCAATTTATGTACTTTCTTTAATATCGGAATGAAGAATAGACGATGCTTGATAATTAGCTTGTCGTCCTTTTTTATGATGAACTTCTCATACATATAAAAACATAATGTAATGAGGGGCAGTAGAATCAGAGTCGCACTTACAGCAATAACTAATGCCTGGTTAATTGAATCACCTGTTTCATAGAGTTTTACAAGTGGCCCCTTTACGCCAATAAACATGGCAAAGACAACAGTTGCTGCAGCAAGAAGGTAGCCCCAGAAAACCATAGGTAGTCCATAGGTCTTTAGAGTAAGTCCTTGCTCGTTAATAGTAATACGATCTCTTTCTTCTTTAGATACTGGAAATATAAACATTAGGCCCATGGGGCGTATTATAATCCTAGCTCCACGCTTAGTCTATGATATTTCAGAGTTTTTGTAGCAGCTGGAGAGTTGCTAGAAAGACGATAGCGCCGATGGTGGAGATTATGATACTTCCAATAAGGCCATAACTTGTAAGGCCTACTAAATGGAAAGCAAAGCTTCCTACGAATGATCCCATTACACCCACGATGATATTTCCAACGAGGCCAAAGGTTTCACCTTTGTACAGGCTTCCGGCCAGCCAGCCAGCAATAGCACCAATAAAGAGAATGATTATGAATTGTTCGATGGCCACTAGGCACCTCCTAAATAAATATATTTTAAGAGGTGCTAATGATTATTTGTTAGTTAATTTAACTTAAATTGATTAAAGCCAAGTTGTTAATGAGAAGTTAAGAGCATAAGCATTTGTCTTCTCTGGGTTACCAAATACATTCGTACTTGTTTCCTCATCAATTTGACGCTCGATTAGAATACCACCGTTTAGCTGTACGTTTCTTCCAACTTGGTATTGAGCACCAATATCGGCTTTATAAAGGCTAACGTGTCTTAGGTTTCCATCATTGAAATTTGATTGACCGAAGTCTGCTGGGTAATCATTTCTATCGTGAGCACGATCAGTTACGAATGAGTACTCAAGGTTAATCCCGACGTTCCACTTATCTGCTAAGCGATATAGGAAGCCTAATTGGGCGTTATAAGATTCTTGTCTAAGTTTCGTATAGCGATCATTTGGATGAGCTGACCAGTAACCATAAAGGGCCTCTGTCCATACACTCCAGTCGCGATTTTCGAATTGGTAGGCCAGTGAGAAACCGTAATCTTCTTTAGGATCGATATCTCTCCAGTAAGAGAAAGCACCAAAGATGATTTCATGATTTCTTGATGGGATAATTCTACCCTTATAAGCAAAACCTTTTTGAAAGTTTGTATTAAAAGTTCTTTCTGTGTCGTATGAAATTTCATCGTCCCCATTAGGAAGATATGGACGAGACTCATCATCGCGATCACGTCTTGCCATTTGGTTGCTTCCAAAGAAAGTTACGTCGTGAATTTGACCTTGGCGCCAACCACCATAACGAAGTGTTAATAAGTACTTTCTTTTAAAGTATCCAGCTCTCATGCTTGAATACGTTTGAGTTAGGTAACCACCATCCATCATATTTCTTTCAGAAATACCAAAGTGCATAGTGTAGAAAGGAACCTTTCCTTTACCACCTGTAAGCTTCCAATTATTGTTGAAGCGATATGAAAGAACCGCTTCTTCCATTAGGTCAACAGTTGTACCAGCTTCTTCAACAGCGTCAATATCAAGCTTAAACTTTGCACTCCATTCATTGTGGTTGAAGTAGAATTTAACATCTGCTGTACCATAACCCATTTCTGCTTTCGTACTATCGTCACCAACTTTTTCTAAAGTTAGTAGATCTAGTACTAAGAATGCTTTGACGTTATAATTTACAGCTAGTGAATTGAAGCTAGAAAGTAGCAACAATGATAAAAATAGGGATTTCTTAAACATCTTCTCTCTCTTAATTTGGCATATTAATATGAGAGAAGATTTATCAAGAACTTATCAATGTGTAAAAACAGTTTTGTGTTAAGGTAGGGAATTAGTAATTCTTACACTCTTCGTAATCTTCGTAATATTGAGAGTGGTCAGGAATACGTCTTTCCTTACATTCACCTCTTTCACTTGCTACATCTCTAGAAGTAGAAGCGCATGATGAAGTCAATAAAATAAGTGTTGTCGCAGTTAAAATGTAGGCTAATTTTTTCATGATAATCTCCTATTATCTCTACATATTATAGCTCTAATTGAGAATAAAAGAAGGCCTGCAAAATATGCAGGCCGCTCATTTTAGTATGCTTTTATTCTAAGACTTTTTTTGAGATTTCTTAGACTTACGATCACATTGACCGTCTTTCTTGCAGCAATCTTTCTTCTTTTTATCGCTCTTACAACAAGCTTTAGCGTCTCTTGAACAAGACTTTCCGTGATGCATAGTTGAACATGAAGCGAATGTTAGCAGTGCACATAGTGTGATAGCTCTAAACATGAATCCTCCTTAATGAATGTTAAATAAGCCTAAAGGCCTTAATAATAGACTCTTCTTTAGAGTAGTCTTTTATTAATTTTAACCCATTCTTAAAAAACATAAAGGTTGAGAGCCCTGCGGCATTTCTTTCACGTGAGGCCAGGTGAGTGGCAAGATTGAAAAGCTTAGGCGCTTCAAAGCCACTAGTGATGGTGATCTGCCATTTGCGATCATCTTTTTTTAATTGAAAATATTCAAAAACGCTGCAGTTCACACCAAATTTAATAATGATATGATTTATATCCTCAGCAATACTAGAACGTTCATTAAACTTGAAGCTTTCATCAATGGCCTGTGGAATATCTTGAGAACAAACAAGGTGAGACCACTTATCAAGCGTATCAAATGGCTCTTCAAAGTATTCAATACTTGCGATCACTTCTGGGGATAGGTTGTAGAAGAGACTTTCAATTTGGTCTGGATCAAGGCTGCGATTACCATCTAAGCGAATGATGGCGCCTTTGCTACTCATTAATTCAAGATTTTTTATAACTTCTCCTATATTAGGAGTCGGTGTGATTTTATATTTAATCACATCACCTTTTTTAACCTCATTGGCTTTAATTGATTGAAAGAGGAGATTAATTTTAACAGTGTTGTCTTGTGTGAAAAAGCAGTGATGTGGGCTGTGTTTTATATAATATTTAATTAAGGCATATTCAAATGCAACAATGATATTCTTTGGGAGTTGAGGGGCATCAATTATTGTCGCTTCTTCAATTGGTCTTTCTAGGAATGATTTTAAATCATAGATAATTTCGTATGTTTCTCTTAGGTCTTGGCCATCATAGAAGAATTCAAAGTAATTTACATAACTAGTGTAGAGTTCGCCATTAATTTTAACTTCACAGTGATAGTAGTCAGAGCCTTTAATATCTCGAGCTTTAGCGTGAAAAGGCTTTATAAATTCTTCTCTTTCTTTGTAAGTTAAATGTAATTCTAATTTATCCAAAGAAGTCCCCCGTAAATAAGAGATGATAAGAATAAGAACTTTCCAGTTTTGGCCAGACTATTATTATACTCCACTGAGGGCCTATTTAAAATAAGATATATCCACGTTTTTAGAAAAGGAAGGACAAGACCTACAACGGCAAAACTCAAATACCATTGTTCATAAATTACACTATGAACGATAATGACAATATTTGCACAAATTACAAATATAAGAGGAAGCCAACTAGAAAGGTTTGGCCTTAATTTATTTAAAAGAATTCCAAGAGTTAATTTCTTGGCCTTTGTATCACTATTGATATCTCTGGCATTATTAATGGCCATAATTGCACTACTTAAAAAACCTGGAAATAGGCTTAGGAGCAGTGCTGAATTTGTGATTTGTTTCGTTTGGAGATAATAGGCACCACAGACAGCAACACAGCCAAAGAAGATAAGTGCTAGTAATTCACCTAAAGCGTAGTGTGATAGAGGAAATGGGCTACCTGTGTATAGATATGACGCTAGCATCGAAATTAGTCCCATTGCGATAATAATGGGGCCACCGACATACATGAGATAGATACCGAGGATGAAGGCGAGCACTAGAGTTGAAATAAACATTGTCTTCACTGTACTTGCTTTTAGTTGTCCGCTACTCGTTACACGTGTTGGGCCAAGTCTTTCTTCAGTATCAACGCCTGTTTGTGTATCGTAATAATCATTTATTAAATTAGAGGCAATTTGTAATAGGACAGTACATAGTAGAGTTAGGATAAAGATAATTAAGGAAAATTTCTGTGTATCACTATAGGCCAATGCCGTTGCCATAATAATTGGTGATGCACCTGCCGGTAGAGTTTTTGGCCTTGAGGCAAGAATAAATCCTTTTATATTATCTTTCATATCTTTAACGTTTTACAGTTTTTAATTTTTTAAATAATTCTAAGTTTGAAGCATTATCTGTAATGGCCTCAATAATATTTACACCTTGATTCTTTAAAGCATTTAGTACTTGCTTATTAAAGTCTTCTTTTGTTTCACATGAGCTGTATTCTAATTCTTCAAATGCTCCAATAACTTTATCAAATCGGTCATCATGTGGTGTTGTAAGTAGATCTAGGAAGTCTTTTTCTTTAGCTATTGGAAGTAGGTTAAAGATATCACCTTGAAAATTATTGATGATAATAACTGTTAAATTCTTCTTTTCACGGGCCGCTTGGTTTAGCATATAAAGTGAGTTCAGATCGTGTTTAAAAGAAATATCTCCTATTAAACATAGTTTTGGACGATCATTCTCATCACTTAGCCCCATTAGTGTGGCCATGAATCCTTCAATACCGCTTACTCCACGATTTGTGAAAACTTTAACATGGCGACGTAGATTACTTGAAACAAAGTTATCAAAGCTTCTAACAATTGTTGAATTACCTATAAGAAGATCATAGTCTAAATCAATTTTTTCTATAATGTTCTTTGAAATAAAAGGCTGAGTTAGGCCAGACTCTTCAATTACGGCCCTCTTCTTTTCTACAAAATCATGCCACATAACAGGTGGAGCTTGTTCAAGCTCAAGTTTTGCAAGACCTTTTAAAAAGGAGAGTGGGTCACAAATAATCTTTTGAGTATTAGAAAAACCAGGATCGTGATCAAAGTCAACATTTGTTACGTGTAGAAGCTCACAATCTGTTTTTTCCAGATAATTATAATAGTGTTTTGATACTAGTCTTCCACCAATATGAATAATCAGCTCTGGGGGATTTTGTTCATATACGCTTAATACTTCTGGGTGATCAAAATTTGGAGTTAGATAGTCTTCAAGACAAAACTCATA contains:
- the pnp gene encoding polyribonucleotide nucleotidyltransferase; the protein is MLNNKREFTYNFGGKDITIETGRMAKQADASVIVTSGGTQVLVTATSATQVKDGQDFFPLLVEYTEKFYSAGKFLGGFLKREGRPSVGETLNARLIDRPLRPLFPEGYMFDTVISCTVISYSPEGDPEVLAAIGASAALTISDIPFAGPIGTCKVGRIDGQFVINPDHDKWEESDMEIVVAASDNAILMVEGEAKVAPEQDVLDAIFYGQKEIEGFVSFLSDIQKEVGKEKREFVSAAANKTMLEKIRTDYTATAREALKITDKLERQKAVKAIEAQVKEAMAADPAAFGLTEDDAFGKEAYKGVDELMYEMLRGDILDEEKRIAGRGLAEVREIETETDVLKVPHGSSLFTRGETQVMAAVTLGGSKGAQMSDRIIGTKEDQFYLHYNFPPYSVGEARGVRGVGRREQGHGNLAERALKAVIPTDFPYTTRLVCEVLESNGSSSMGSVCSGSMALMDAGVPLKAPVAGIAMGLVTDGERFKILTDILGDEDHLGDMDFKVAGTTEGITAIQMDIKITGLTKEIVEKAMAQAREGRLHILEEMAKTISVERKTLKEGVPVMKSMQIKQDQIGGLIGPGGKNIKKLQEDFDLVIEIDEDGTTKFISTNQEAIDECMALVGLQMNGPEVGKTYTAKVASLKDYGAFVDIASGVGGLVHISEIADERITDAGDYLDEGQEVQIKVLEIDKMGRAKLSIKAVEALKRKDGKTEEEAQKDAPKREPRESRDGDRKPRGDRKPRGDRKPRGDKK
- the dut gene encoding dUTP diphosphatase, with product MIDRVVDLKVKKLEHFDSSFDLPKYETTGAAGADLRAHLENKDSLVIAPGARVLVPTGLSFEIPHGYEVQIRPRSGLSFKTDLLVVNSPGTIDCDYRGEVKIILGNFGNEDFVIKHGERIAQMVLAPVWQARVSEVSELSDTERGAGGFGSTGTK
- a CDS encoding polyhydroxyalkanoic acid system family protein is translated as MSLKVNYNKASSQEEAYNLGKAAVTPEYVAKFNVKADVTTDDGNFSMLAKGKGFELKLKFEDSYCLVDLDLSFMLKPLKGKILETIEGKIKKTV
- a CDS encoding 2Fe-2S iron-sulfur cluster-binding protein yields the protein MFKVTLAPSNETIYVDDEMSLLEHLKKNGIYVNSSCGGHGTCTDCIVKVLSGADNLNEPTDVETKLLGNVFHITKERMSCQTIVNGETTIDMSDHSKEGVEAKREAKNKKVVNEKLSALKRSGNFKVRKKDEVEKVMSERQAKWEDKQSRQEDWKNHWEKGDRSKAKRLGGGRRPKNIKPIKEDEE
- a CDS encoding GlsB/YeaQ/YmgE family stress response membrane protein, yielding MAIEQFIIILFIGAIAGWLAGSLYKGETFGLVGNIIVGVMGSFVGSFAFHLVGLTSYGLIGSIIISTIGAIVFLATLQLLQKL
- the menA gene encoding 1,4-dihydroxy-2-naphthoate octaprenyltransferase; amino-acid sequence: MKDNIKGFILASRPKTLPAGASPIIMATALAYSDTQKFSLIIFILTLLCTVLLQIASNLINDYYDTQTGVDTEERLGPTRVTSSGQLKASTVKTMFISTLVLAFILGIYLMYVGGPIIIAMGLISMLASYLYTGSPFPLSHYALGELLALIFFGCVAVCGAYYLQTKQITNSALLLSLFPGFLSSAIMAINNARDINSDTKAKKLTLGILLNKLRPNLSSWLPLIFVICANIVIIVHSVIYEQWYLSFAVVGLVLPFLKTWIYLILNRPSVEYNNSLAKTGKFLFLSSLIYGGLLWIN
- the menD gene encoding 2-succinyl-5-enolpyruvyl-6-hydroxy-3-cyclohexene-1-carboxylic-acid synthase → MDKFPITQNISRLWASIIVDELAKNGIVDFYTAPGMRNAPVLAAAHYNEDIKTYSFLDERALAYRALGRSKVSESIPLLTCTSGTAMANFAPAVIEANKSGLPLVILSADRPNELVKTDSNQTIDQTRVIDSHTCYNLNLEAPNEALSATRLRTLISTAIGRAKINRRPVHINFPLREPLDNTKGYISQEYLKASLESFHKNGAKVISSAYQNYQMEFNLQERLVKAKNLLLVIGKLDGKKDIDHYRESLKSIRIPKYLDITSGLKYEFCLEDYLTPNFDHPEVLSVYEQNPPELIIHIGGRLVSKHYYNYLEKTDCELLHVTNVDFDHDPGFSNTQKIICDPLSFLKGLAKLELEQAPPVMWHDFVEKKRAVIEESGLTQPFISKNIIEKIDLDYDLLIGNSTIVRSFDNFVSSNLRRHVKVFTNRGVSGIEGFMATLMGLSDENDRPKLCLIGDISFKHDLNSLYMLNQAAREKKNLTVIIINNFQGDIFNLLPIAKEKDFLDLLTTPHDDRFDKVIGAFEELEYSSCETKEDFNKQVLNALKNQGVNIIEAITDNASNLELFKKLKTVKR